The Acidobacteriota bacterium genomic interval TGCATTCACCAATGGTGCCGGAGATGTCAAAAGCTATGTTGTCAGTTGAGGTTGTAGGTGCTGATTTGTCGTCCTGGCAGCCGCCCAGCAGAAGCAGCAGGGCGACAGCGGCCATGCCGACGGCTGCCCTTCCCGGGCGAGCCCGGCCGGCTGAGTACTGTCCGATTCCGGTCATATTACACCTCCCCGTATCGGGTCATTTATAAGTCGTATAAAGTGACGTGAGCAGCAGTATCTTTGTGCAAGCCGCCGTTCACGGTGACTGAGAACCTGACCGCCTGGCAACCCGCTGCCTCCGGACTTTATACGTCTATACTGAAAATATAACCCTTTCCGGGGAAGACAACACTTAATTCAGGTCAAATCGGAGAGGAATTATCCGGTTTATAAGCCGGACGGCCCTTATCATCAAGCCGAAAGCCTGAAAAAAAGAAGTCCAGCCGGACGTTTTCAAAGCTCATACTTATGCATTCGCCGGTACAGGGAAGCCCGTGTCAGGCCCAGTTCCCGCGCGGTCCGGCTGACGTTGCCGCGATGCTTTTGGCTACTCCGTATCCGGCGAGGATTGTCCAATGCAATCGCTCGCCCTGATATGTACAGTCTACGCGGGGGGAGAGGAGTTGTTGCATTCGTGGCTGCCGGGGATGGGTGGTAGGGTTGGTACCTGTTTGAAGATGAGAGGCTGATGATCAGTTGCAGTAGGGCGGAACCCCTTGGCGGTCCCGCCGCATAGCCTCGTAGGTCGGGTTCCGAGTCTGGTAGG includes:
- a CDS encoding helix-turn-helix domain-containing protein — protein: MDNPRRIRSSQKHRGNVSRTARELGLTRASLYRRMHKYEL